Proteins co-encoded in one Streptococcus parauberis NCFD 2020 genomic window:
- the pta gene encoding phosphate acetyltransferase yields MNIRSLFGGLREKVVGKNMKIVFPEGNDERVVRAAARLKFEGLVEPIILGKTDEIHSILTQLGFKDQEYIIMDPESYPEFEQMKAEFVEIRKGKATLEDADKMLRDVNYFGVMLVKMGLADGMVSGAAHSTADTVRPALQIIKTKPGISRTSGVFLMNRENTNERYIFADCAINIDPNAQELAEIAVNTAETAKIFDIEPKIAMLSFSTKGSGKAPQVDKVTEATKIAKELAPQLSLDGELQFDAAFVPETAAIKAPDSDVAGKANTFIFPDLQSGNIGYKIAQRLGMFDAIGPILQGLNKPVNDLSRGSSAEDIYKLGIITAAQALENK; encoded by the coding sequence ATGAATATTAGAAGTTTATTCGGTGGATTACGCGAAAAAGTTGTTGGTAAAAACATGAAAATCGTATTTCCTGAAGGAAATGACGAACGTGTTGTCCGTGCAGCGGCGCGTTTAAAATTTGAAGGTCTTGTAGAACCAATCATCCTCGGTAAAACTGATGAAATACATTCAATTCTTACTCAACTTGGATTCAAAGATCAAGAATATATCATTATGGATCCAGAATCTTATCCTGAATTTGAACAAATGAAAGCTGAATTTGTTGAAATTCGTAAAGGTAAAGCAACTTTAGAAGATGCTGACAAAATGTTAAGAGACGTTAACTATTTTGGTGTTATGTTAGTTAAAATGGGTCTTGCTGATGGTATGGTTTCAGGAGCTGCTCACTCAACTGCTGACACTGTTCGTCCAGCTCTTCAAATCATTAAAACAAAACCAGGTATTTCACGTACATCAGGTGTATTCTTAATGAACCGTGAAAACACAAACGAACGTTATATCTTTGCTGACTGTGCTATCAATATTGATCCAAATGCACAAGAATTAGCTGAAATTGCTGTTAACACTGCTGAAACAGCTAAAATTTTTGATATTGAACCTAAAATTGCTATGTTAAGCTTCTCAACTAAAGGTTCAGGTAAAGCACCTCAAGTTGATAAAGTAACAGAAGCAACCAAAATTGCTAAAGAATTAGCGCCACAATTATCTTTAGATGGTGAATTACAATTCGACGCTGCCTTTGTTCCAGAAACTGCAGCAATCAAAGCCCCAGATTCAGATGTTGCTGGTAAAGCTAACACATTTATCTTCCCAGACTTACAATCAGGAAACATTGGTTACAAGATTGCACAACGTTTAGGTATGTTTGATGCCATTGGACCAATCTTACAAGGTTTAAATAAACCTGTAAATGATTTATCACGTGGATCTAGTGCTGAAGATATCTACAAATTAGGTATTATTACTGCTGCACAAGCTTTAGAAAACAAATAA
- a CDS encoding SDR family NAD(P)-dependent oxidoreductase, with translation MSNKVALVTGASAGFGKVIVTKLIEDGYRIIVAARRLEKLTELQTIFGQDKVYPVQMDITKTEMIDQVLKSLPEEWSQIDLLINNAGLAIGLDKAYEANFEDWMTMINTNIIGLTYLTRQILPQMVDRNSGMIINLGSTAGTIPYPGGNIYGATKAFVKQFSLNLRADLAGTKIRVTNIEPGLCEGTEFSSVRFNGDENRVDAVYQGANAIQPIDIANTVSWIVSQPEHVNINRIEIMPVSQSYGPQPVHRD, from the coding sequence ATGTCTAATAAAGTTGCCTTAGTTACAGGAGCTTCAGCCGGTTTTGGAAAAGTAATTGTTACAAAATTAATAGAAGATGGCTATCGCATTATCGTCGCTGCCCGTCGCTTGGAAAAATTAACTGAACTACAAACCATTTTTGGTCAGGATAAAGTATATCCTGTTCAAATGGATATTACAAAAACAGAAATGATTGACCAAGTCTTAAAATCACTTCCAGAAGAGTGGTCTCAAATTGACTTATTAATCAACAATGCTGGCTTAGCCATTGGACTTGATAAAGCATATGAAGCTAATTTTGAAGATTGGATGACGATGATAAATACCAACATCATCGGGTTGACCTATTTAACACGACAAATTTTACCTCAAATGGTTGACAGAAATAGTGGGATGATCATTAATTTGGGATCAACTGCTGGAACAATCCCTTATCCTGGTGGTAATATTTATGGTGCGACTAAGGCTTTTGTTAAACAATTTTCACTAAACCTTAGAGCTGATTTAGCTGGTACAAAAATTAGAGTGACTAATATTGAACCAGGTTTGTGTGAAGGAACTGAATTTTCATCAGTTCGTTTCAATGGTGATGAAAACCGCGTTGATGCTGTTTATCAAGGTGCTAATGCCATTCAACCGATTGATATTGCTAATACAGTCAGTTGGATTGTAAGTCAACCAGAGCATGTCAATATCAATCGCATCGAAATCATGCCAGTAAGTCAATCTTATGGACCACAACCTGTTCATAGAGATTAA
- a CDS encoding MFS transporter, which yields MNTKQWHVMPAIISTAILSFCGVLIETSMNVTFPELMSLFSVGPAAIQWLTTANLLAVACIVPLSAYLIRNYSERYIFILANSLFLIGMAIDSIAPTLSILLIGRILQGMGTGIALPLLFHIIMSRVEFEKRGLVMGVATMTTSLAPAIGPSYGGIILAYMGWQMIFVTLFPLILLSTFFGLKSIPNRDVLIIEKVNWLAFGVLGIALSTLLISIEKLSVILFIVSMLSFVLFYFFNKKKMLLNLQVFKNTTYLILLLGVLTYQMIPLALSFILPNHLQLVLNLSSVQAGLFMFPGAILAAILYPLSGHILDRLGAFKPLVLGLSLAIIGLAFMTIALMGKSALFLLVSDILVKAGMGVGASNMITSALTKLEKNLEADGNSVLNTLQQFAGAFATAVASQFFAIGQASGQVNGESFGARNGVYFILVFVVITFINILILKNRKAIS from the coding sequence ATGAATACAAAACAATGGCATGTGATGCCAGCAATTATTTCCACGGCTATTTTAAGTTTCTGTGGTGTCTTAATTGAAACATCAATGAATGTCACTTTCCCAGAATTAATGTCTCTATTTTCAGTTGGACCCGCTGCGATTCAGTGGCTAACCACAGCTAATTTGCTAGCAGTAGCATGTATTGTACCCTTATCAGCTTATTTAATTAGGAACTACTCTGAACGCTATATTTTTATTTTAGCTAATAGTCTATTTTTAATTGGGATGGCTATCGACAGTATTGCCCCTACTTTATCAATTTTACTGATTGGTCGAATTCTTCAAGGAATGGGGACTGGGATTGCCTTACCATTGCTCTTTCATATCATCATGAGTCGGGTTGAATTTGAAAAAAGAGGGTTAGTGATGGGAGTGGCGACCATGACTACCTCATTAGCTCCAGCAATTGGACCAAGTTATGGGGGAATTATCCTGGCTTACATGGGATGGCAAATGATTTTCGTAACACTTTTTCCACTAATCCTTTTATCTACATTCTTTGGTCTCAAATCAATTCCCAATCGTGATGTTCTGATAATTGAAAAAGTCAATTGGTTGGCATTTGGTGTACTAGGGATTGCCTTATCAACTTTATTGATATCTATTGAAAAACTTTCAGTGATCCTATTTATAGTCAGCATGCTGTCATTTGTTTTGTTTTATTTCTTCAACAAGAAAAAAATGTTATTGAATTTGCAAGTCTTTAAGAACACAACCTACTTAATTCTATTACTGGGTGTATTGACCTATCAAATGATTCCTCTAGCTCTATCATTCATCTTGCCTAATCATTTGCAGCTTGTCCTCAACCTAAGTTCAGTACAAGCTGGACTCTTTATGTTCCCTGGTGCTATCTTAGCAGCAATACTCTACCCACTATCAGGACATATCTTAGATCGGCTGGGTGCCTTTAAGCCACTTGTTTTGGGATTATCCCTTGCTATTATTGGACTCGCTTTTATGACGATTGCCTTGATGGGCAAATCAGCCCTCTTCTTGTTAGTTTCAGATATCCTAGTTAAAGCGGGGATGGGTGTTGGTGCAAGTAACATGATAACATCTGCACTTACGAAACTGGAAAAGAACCTAGAAGCTGATGGTAACAGCGTTTTAAACACTTTACAACAATTTGCAGGAGCCTTTGCGACAGCCGTTGCCTCTCAGTTTTTTGCTATTGGACAAGCCAGTGGTCAAGTAAATGGCGAAAGCTTTGGAGCCCGTAATGGAGTCTACTTTATTTTAGTCTTTGTCGTCATTACCTTTATTAACATCCTTATCTTAAAAAATCGAAAAGCTATTTCATAA
- a CDS encoding Na+ driven multidrug efflux pump: MNPYNVLALNPNQDAELESLYKTLEEHFSHLFHLTISSTFSMEKSRDFQAVFLPKNDDRLLLPQLIFSTAELSNSHLVYKENLVEMKQFSALNVKLTNFYFTIANQMINAHPFQVRLADQTGTIIRHNHQFNGSFFEDDNLKIESWIQKQLVKPNGIDQKHFLLPSASADHIYYQSYYALKDEQGTYLGSLDYVQDIKPILADYLEETAQAIVGWSDVTSGPSISDDF, from the coding sequence ATGAATCCTTACAATGTATTAGCACTGAATCCAAATCAAGATGCAGAGCTCGAATCACTATACAAAACTCTTGAAGAACATTTTTCTCATTTATTCCATCTTACCATATCTTCTACTTTTTCTATGGAAAAAAGCAGAGACTTCCAAGCAGTATTTCTACCTAAAAATGATGATAGGCTACTGCTTCCACAATTGATATTCAGTACAGCTGAGCTAAGCAATTCTCATTTGGTCTATAAAGAAAATTTAGTTGAGATGAAACAATTTTCAGCACTAAATGTTAAACTAACAAATTTTTATTTTACGATTGCAAATCAAATGATCAATGCTCATCCTTTTCAAGTCAGATTAGCTGACCAAACAGGAACAATTATTAGGCATAACCATCAATTTAATGGTAGCTTTTTCGAAGATGACAATCTAAAAATTGAATCTTGGATTCAAAAACAGTTGGTCAAACCAAATGGAATTGACCAGAAACACTTTTTATTACCTTCAGCATCGGCTGATCACATCTATTATCAATCCTATTATGCCTTAAAAGATGAGCAGGGCACCTACCTTGGAAGTTTGGATTATGTTCAGGATATAAAACCTATCTTGGCTGATTACTTGGAAGAAACAGCGCAAGCTATTGTGGGATGGTCTGATGTGACTTCTGGTCCTTCCATTTCTGATGATTTTTAA
- a CDS encoding Cof-type HAD-IIB family hydrolase — MSNKIIFLDVDGTLVDYHNQIPESAVKAIQAARANGHIVFVCTGRSRAEMQNEIWDMGIDGMIGGNGSYVEYHEQVIMHQLISKEEAKHIVYWLHERGLEFYLESNNGLFASENFKEAARPVLRTYVMRKGKTEEEVQGMEAEDALHGLVYGGELYRDDLNKVSFILNSYQDHLDSKEEFPELVANTWGGRGETALFGDLGVKDINKAHAIDVILKHLQKDKKDTIAFGDAKIDIPMLEFCEIGVSMGNGGPEILAMADMITDDVEEDGLYNAFEKLELL; from the coding sequence ATGTCAAATAAAATTATCTTTTTAGATGTTGATGGAACTTTAGTTGATTATCATAACCAGATCCCGGAATCTGCAGTTAAAGCTATTCAAGCAGCGCGTGCAAATGGTCATATTGTTTTTGTGTGTACAGGTCGGAGCCGTGCAGAAATGCAAAATGAGATTTGGGATATGGGCATCGACGGCATGATTGGTGGCAATGGTTCATATGTTGAATACCATGAACAAGTTATTATGCACCAATTAATTTCTAAAGAAGAAGCTAAACATATCGTTTATTGGTTACATGAACGTGGTTTAGAATTTTATTTGGAATCAAACAACGGGCTATTTGCCAGTGAGAACTTTAAAGAAGCTGCCCGTCCGGTATTGCGTACCTATGTTATGCGTAAAGGCAAGACCGAAGAGGAAGTTCAAGGAATGGAAGCAGAAGATGCCTTGCATGGTCTCGTTTATGGTGGTGAACTCTATCGTGATGATTTAAATAAAGTATCTTTTATCCTAAATTCTTATCAAGATCATTTGGATTCAAAAGAAGAATTTCCTGAGCTTGTAGCAAACACCTGGGGTGGACGTGGTGAAACAGCTCTTTTTGGTGACCTAGGTGTTAAGGATATTAACAAAGCTCACGCTATTGATGTTATTTTAAAACATTTACAAAAAGATAAAAAAGACACTATTGCTTTTGGTGATGCAAAAATTGATATTCCAATGCTTGAGTTTTGTGAAATTGGTGTATCAATGGGTAATGGTGGCCCAGAAATATTAGCTATGGCAGACATGATTACAGATGATGTAGAAGAAGATGGTCTCTATAATGCTTTTGAAAAATTAGAACTTCTATAA
- a CDS encoding zinc-binding dehydrogenase — protein sequence MKAIQVSKAGGPEVLKLVKIPKPSVKEGWSLIKILGFGINRSEIFTRQGFSPNVTFPRVLGIECVGIMEEASSNCSLEKGQLILSIMGEMGRAYDGSYAEYVLIPDQHIYPITSQLPLDQLVSLPESFYTAFGAMKQLKISAGDTVLVRAGASALGIAFLNLVKAKYPKIKVIASVRSITKEKQLLELGYDQIIFDQDGKLQTDLLFTKVLELIGPKTINNSISHMSKGGIICSCGQLGYQWYLEEFDPIVALSNNIYLTTFYSGNVSQLQIQELLDYVDDNKVTIPKPKVFKLEEVADAHIFIEGDKGFGKAVVLV from the coding sequence ATGAAAGCTATTCAAGTTTCAAAAGCTGGTGGACCTGAGGTGTTGAAACTAGTTAAAATACCAAAACCATCTGTTAAAGAAGGGTGGTCACTGATAAAAATTCTTGGATTTGGGATAAATCGCTCTGAAATTTTTACAAGACAAGGTTTTTCACCAAATGTCACTTTCCCCAGAGTATTAGGGATTGAATGTGTTGGAATTATGGAAGAAGCAAGTTCTAATTGTTCATTAGAAAAAGGACAATTAATTCTTTCCATTATGGGCGAAATGGGGAGGGCTTATGATGGTTCCTATGCTGAATATGTCTTAATCCCCGATCAACATATTTATCCAATTACTAGTCAACTTCCTTTAGATCAATTGGTTAGTTTACCTGAATCCTTTTATACAGCCTTTGGTGCGATGAAACAGTTGAAAATTTCAGCTGGTGATACTGTATTAGTCAGAGCAGGTGCATCTGCTCTTGGGATAGCTTTTTTAAATTTAGTCAAAGCCAAATATCCCAAAATAAAAGTCATCGCTAGTGTCAGATCTATAACCAAAGAAAAACAACTATTAGAACTAGGCTATGACCAAATCATTTTTGATCAAGATGGTAAACTACAAACAGATTTATTATTTACAAAAGTTCTAGAATTAATTGGGCCAAAAACAATAAATAATAGTATTAGTCACATGTCTAAGGGAGGTATCATTTGTTCTTGTGGGCAACTGGGTTATCAGTGGTATCTAGAGGAATTCGATCCAATAGTGGCTTTGTCTAATAATATCTATTTAACAACTTTCTACTCTGGGAATGTCTCACAATTACAAATTCAAGAATTATTAGATTATGTCGATGATAATAAGGTAACCATTCCAAAACCGAAAGTTTTCAAATTAGAGGAAGTTGCGGATGCACATATCTTTATTGAAGGAGATAAAGGATTTGGAAAAGCAGTAGTTTTAGTGTAG
- a CDS encoding MarR family winged helix-turn-helix transcriptional regulator — MELTKMSRELFKSFDSYKSIYELYARQHGLQGKSLQILLWIYNNPKGVTQKYLSNRTLSTKQVINATIKTWLQKGYVTMQEYEDDRRQKVIMLTAKGNVFAQEIIIPMEKIELVAIASLAVEEREQFVKLLKKYTTYLVKEMENL, encoded by the coding sequence ATGGAATTAACAAAAATGTCCAGGGAATTATTTAAATCTTTTGATAGTTATAAGAGTATTTACGAATTGTATGCTAGACAACATGGTTTGCAAGGTAAAAGTTTACAAATCTTATTATGGATTTATAATAATCCCAAAGGTGTAACTCAAAAATATTTGAGTAATAGGACTTTGTCAACTAAGCAAGTCATAAATGCAACAATCAAAACTTGGCTTCAAAAAGGTTATGTTACGATGCAGGAATATGAAGATGATCGACGACAAAAAGTCATCATGCTAACTGCAAAGGGGAATGTTTTTGCTCAAGAAATCATTATTCCTATGGAAAAAATTGAACTAGTAGCAATTGCCTCCTTAGCTGTTGAAGAAAGGGAACAGTTTGTTAAACTACTGAAAAAATATACAACTTATTTAGTTAAAGAAATGGAGAATTTATGA
- a CDS encoding ABC transporter ATP-binding protein: MIRFNKVSKVFGVTAVLHEQSFQVNDREFYVLVGSSGSGKTTLLKMINCLIEPSSGEILLNKKPQKDYDLREMRLSMGYVLQQIALFPNLTVAENIALVPEMKKWTEAEISTKTKEFLSKVGLNPEEYMDRYPKDLSGGEQQRVGIVRAIISYPRILLMDEPFSALDPISKKQLQDLMLDLHREFDMTIVFVTHDIKEAIKLGDRVAILDKGQIIQVDTPEAIIANPANDFVASLFGGDEND, translated from the coding sequence ATGATTCGATTTAATAAAGTATCAAAAGTATTTGGTGTCACAGCAGTTCTACATGAGCAAAGCTTTCAAGTCAATGATCGAGAATTTTATGTTTTAGTCGGATCATCTGGTTCTGGTAAAACAACTTTGTTGAAAATGATTAATTGTTTAATTGAGCCGAGTTCGGGGGAAATTCTCCTTAATAAAAAACCACAGAAAGATTATGATTTAAGGGAAATGCGTTTGTCGATGGGCTATGTATTGCAACAGATTGCCCTCTTTCCAAATCTGACAGTGGCTGAAAATATTGCCCTTGTGCCGGAAATGAAGAAGTGGACAGAAGCAGAAATTTCAACTAAAACAAAAGAATTCTTATCTAAGGTTGGCCTTAATCCAGAAGAATACATGGATCGTTATCCAAAAGATCTGTCAGGTGGTGAACAACAACGGGTTGGTATAGTGCGTGCTATCATCTCTTATCCTAGAATTCTGTTAATGGATGAACCGTTTTCTGCTTTAGATCCTATCTCCAAAAAACAATTACAAGATTTAATGTTAGATTTACATCGTGAGTTTGATATGACGATTGTTTTTGTTACGCATGATATTAAGGAGGCTATCAAATTAGGTGATCGCGTTGCTATTTTAGATAAAGGACAAATTATCCAAGTGGATACACCAGAAGCAATCATTGCTAATCCAGCTAATGATTTTGTAGCCAGTCTTTTCGGAGGTGATGAGAATGACTAA
- a CDS encoding ABC transporter permease/substrate-binding protein, with protein MTNLFMTFQDRFGEWTKALLEHLQISLVALLIAIIIGIPLASLLSKSKRWSDIVLQITGIFQTIPSLALLGLFIPLMGIGTVPAVTALVIYAIFPIVQNTITGLNGIEPSLVEAGTAFGMTKWERLKKFEIPIAMPVIMSGVRTSAVMIIGTATLAALIGAGGLGSFILLGIDRNNPNLILIGAISSAILAILFNTILQYLEKASLKKIIYAFTVIVLGLFSSYLPSIVNSIGKKSDTITIAGKLGAEPEILINIYKEMIEDQSDLNVELKPNFGKTTFLYQAVKSGDIDIYPEFTGTITSSLLNKKPALSNNPKTVYYDAKDGIAKQDHLAFLKPFRYQNTYAVAIPQKLAQEKKIKTISDLKKYQSELKAGFTLEFKDRPDGNKGLQDVYGLNLQVSTMEPALRYQAIESGKIQVTDAYSTDAELTKYKLQVLEDDKHLFPPYQGAPLMKGELVKKHPEIKEILNKLSGKITEEEMQKMNYQVSVQGKDASKVAHDYLVKEKLIK; from the coding sequence ATGACTAATTTATTCATGACCTTCCAAGACAGATTTGGTGAATGGACCAAAGCCTTACTCGAACATTTACAAATTTCACTAGTAGCACTTTTGATTGCTATTATAATTGGTATCCCATTAGCAAGTTTGCTCAGTAAAAGTAAACGATGGTCAGATATAGTTTTACAAATTACAGGTATCTTCCAGACTATTCCCTCATTAGCATTACTTGGTTTGTTTATTCCACTGATGGGGATTGGTACAGTGCCGGCAGTAACAGCTTTAGTTATTTATGCCATTTTCCCAATTGTCCAAAATACGATTACTGGTTTAAATGGGATTGAACCAAGTCTGGTAGAAGCAGGGACAGCCTTCGGGATGACCAAATGGGAGAGACTGAAAAAATTTGAAATTCCAATAGCTATGCCAGTTATCATGTCTGGTGTCCGTACATCTGCTGTTATGATTATTGGGACAGCTACCTTAGCTGCTTTAATTGGTGCAGGTGGACTCGGATCCTTTATCCTTTTGGGGATTGACCGAAATAATCCGAACCTGATTTTAATTGGTGCTATTTCTTCAGCAATCTTAGCTATCTTATTTAATACCATTTTGCAATATCTTGAAAAAGCTTCACTCAAGAAAATTATCTATGCTTTTACCGTTATTGTTCTTGGTTTATTTTCATCATATTTACCAAGCATTGTTAATTCTATTGGTAAGAAATCCGATACCATTACAATTGCTGGTAAATTAGGCGCCGAGCCAGAGATTCTCATCAATATCTATAAAGAAATGATTGAAGATCAATCTGACTTAAACGTTGAGTTAAAACCTAATTTTGGTAAAACAACTTTCCTATATCAAGCTGTTAAGTCTGGTGACATTGATATCTATCCTGAATTCACTGGTACCATTACATCAAGTCTGCTCAATAAAAAGCCTGCTTTATCTAACAATCCTAAAACAGTTTATTATGATGCAAAAGATGGAATTGCTAAACAAGATCATCTGGCTTTCTTGAAACCATTCCGATACCAAAATACTTATGCGGTAGCTATTCCGCAAAAGCTAGCACAAGAAAAGAAAATTAAGACAATTTCTGATCTGAAAAAATATCAATCTGAATTAAAAGCTGGTTTTACTTTGGAATTTAAGGACCGTCCTGATGGGAACAAGGGGTTGCAAGATGTGTATGGGTTGAATTTACAAGTGTCAACAATGGAGCCAGCTTTGCGTTATCAAGCTATCGAGTCGGGCAAGATTCAAGTTACGGATGCCTACTCGACAGATGCTGAATTGACTAAGTATAAATTGCAAGTTCTTGAAGATGATAAGCATCTCTTTCCTCCATACCAAGGGGCTCCTTTGATGAAAGGAGAACTAGTTAAGAAGCACCCCGAAATTAAGGAAATCCTCAATAAGTTATCAGGTAAAATTACTGAGGAAGAAATGCAAAAAATGAATTACCAGGTTTCTGTTCAAGGAAAAGATGCTAGTAAAGTAGCACATGATTACCTTGTTAAAGAAAAATTGATTAAGTAA
- a CDS encoding glycoside hydrolase family 1 protein — MFHKTLKPFPEDFFWGASTSAYQVEGAALEHGKGPSCQDVKEIPEGTSDLSVSVDHYHHFKEDIALMAEMGFKSYRFSISWSRLLPEGTGRVNQEGVEFYNQLIDECLKYDIQPIVTMFHFDMPAALDNRGSWGNPDSVEWFLEFAKLMFESFGDRVKYWLTINEQNVLTLAGPVIGTLFLPEGTTNIKREIYQQNHYQLVAQAKAMVMCHDMLPDAKIGPAPNISLIYANTNKPEDVIASQNANAIRNWLYLDMAVHGRYNNLVWAYLEHHDAQPTFRDGDAEALKNAKPDFIAFNYYNSSTVEYCAEDFALGEEESDQQKMLTEPGYYRAVSNPNLPKTEFGWEIDPIGFRATLRTIYDRYQLPLLVTENGLGAYDTLTEDGKIHDPYRIEYLRAHIAQIQEAISDGVEMLGYNPWSAIDLISTHEGIKKRYGFIYVDRDEFDLKTQKRYRKDSFYWYKKVIASNGQDLSD, encoded by the coding sequence ATGTTTCATAAAACTTTAAAACCATTTCCAGAGGACTTTTTCTGGGGTGCCTCTACATCAGCATATCAAGTTGAAGGAGCAGCCTTAGAACATGGTAAAGGCCCTTCATGTCAAGATGTCAAAGAAATTCCAGAAGGAACGTCAGACTTATCTGTTTCAGTCGATCATTACCATCATTTTAAAGAAGACATCGCCCTTATGGCAGAAATGGGCTTCAAATCTTATCGTTTTTCTATTTCTTGGTCTCGCCTACTTCCTGAAGGAACCGGTCGTGTTAACCAAGAAGGTGTCGAATTTTATAATCAATTAATTGATGAATGTCTTAAATATGACATTCAACCAATTGTAACAATGTTCCACTTTGATATGCCTGCAGCTCTTGATAATCGTGGCTCATGGGGAAATCCTGATTCCGTTGAATGGTTCTTAGAGTTTGCTAAATTAATGTTTGAAAGCTTTGGCGATCGCGTTAAATATTGGCTAACAATCAATGAACAAAACGTCCTTACTTTAGCTGGTCCAGTTATTGGTACTTTGTTCTTACCAGAAGGTACAACAAATATCAAACGTGAAATCTACCAACAAAACCACTACCAATTAGTAGCACAAGCTAAAGCAATGGTAATGTGTCATGATATGTTGCCCGATGCAAAAATTGGTCCTGCTCCAAACATCTCACTAATCTATGCTAACACTAATAAACCAGAAGATGTGATTGCATCACAAAATGCCAATGCTATCCGTAACTGGCTCTATTTGGACATGGCTGTGCATGGACGTTATAACAATTTGGTTTGGGCATATCTTGAACACCATGATGCACAACCAACATTTAGAGACGGTGATGCAGAAGCTCTGAAAAATGCTAAACCTGACTTCATTGCTTTCAACTACTACAATTCATCGACAGTTGAATATTGTGCAGAAGACTTCGCATTGGGAGAAGAAGAGTCTGACCAACAAAAAATGTTGACTGAACCTGGTTACTACCGTGCAGTATCTAATCCTAACTTGCCTAAAACTGAGTTCGGATGGGAAATTGACCCTATTGGTTTCCGTGCAACTCTTCGTACGATTTATGACCGATACCAATTACCACTCTTAGTAACCGAAAATGGCTTGGGTGCATACGATACCCTTACAGAAGATGGGAAAATCCATGATCCATATCGTATCGAGTATTTACGTGCCCATATTGCGCAAATTCAAGAAGCGATTTCTGATGGTGTTGAAATGCTTGGATACAACCCATGGTCAGCTATAGATTTAATTTCAACTCACGAAGGTATTAAAAAACGTTATGGCTTCATTTATGTTGACCGTGATGAGTTTGATTTGAAAACGCAAAAACGTTATAGAAAAGATTCATTCTATTGGTATAAAAAAGTAATTGCATCAAACGGACAGGATTTGAGCGATTAA
- the guaC gene encoding GMP reductase, producing MFNDMPVFDYEDIQLIPNKCIINSRSEADTSVKLGKYTFKLPVIPANMQTIMDESIAEQFAKNGYFYIMHRFDEASRKPFIKRMHEQDLIASISVGVKTYEYDFVTSLKDDAPEFITIDIAHGHANSVIDMIKHIKKELPETFVIAGNVGTPEAVRELENAGADATKVGIGPGKVCITKVKTGFGTGGWQLAALRWCAKAARKPIIADGGIRTHGDIAKSIRFGATMVMIGSLFAGHVESPGKTVEIDGESFKEYYGSASEYQKGEHKNVEGKKILLPTKGHLADTLIEMRQDLQSSISYAGGTDLDGLRRVDYVIVKNSIWNGDQI from the coding sequence ATGTTTAATGACATGCCTGTATTTGATTATGAAGATATCCAATTGATACCTAACAAATGTATCATCAACAGTCGCTCAGAAGCAGATACAAGTGTTAAACTTGGTAAGTACACATTTAAATTGCCAGTAATTCCTGCAAATATGCAGACAATTATGGACGAATCTATCGCAGAACAATTTGCAAAAAATGGTTATTTTTATATTATGCATCGTTTTGACGAAGCAAGTAGAAAACCTTTTATTAAACGCATGCATGAGCAAGATTTAATTGCTTCAATCTCTGTAGGTGTTAAAACTTATGAGTATGATTTTGTAACATCCCTTAAAGATGATGCCCCAGAATTCATTACGATTGATATTGCCCATGGTCATGCTAACAGTGTTATTGATATGATAAAACACATCAAAAAAGAATTACCAGAAACTTTTGTTATTGCTGGAAATGTCGGAACTCCTGAAGCAGTTCGTGAATTAGAAAATGCTGGTGCTGATGCTACTAAAGTTGGTATTGGCCCAGGTAAAGTATGTATCACAAAAGTTAAAACAGGTTTTGGAACTGGTGGATGGCAATTAGCTGCTCTTCGTTGGTGTGCTAAAGCTGCTCGAAAACCAATTATTGCTGACGGCGGAATCCGCACACACGGTGACATTGCTAAATCAATTCGTTTTGGTGCAACAATGGTCATGATTGGTTCATTATTTGCTGGACATGTTGAAAGTCCTGGTAAAACAGTTGAAATTGATGGGGAATCATTTAAAGAATATTATGGTTCAGCGTCAGAATACCAAAAAGGTGAACATAAAAACGTTGAAGGTAAGAAAATTCTCTTACCAACAAAAGGTCATTTAGCAGATACTTTGATTGAAATGCGTCAGGACTTGCAGTCTTCAATCTCATATGCTGGTGGTACTGATTTGGATGGACTTCGTCGTGTTGACTATGTTATCGTTAAAAATTCTATCTGGAATGGTGATCAGATATAA